In Pseudobdellovibrionaceae bacterium, a single window of DNA contains:
- a CDS encoding 2-oxoacid:ferredoxin oxidoreductase subunit beta, with product MSKIKKVFNNEDYKGSPSTLCTGCGHNSISEHILNACYDLNIAPNQIVKLSGIGCSSKSINYFLNQSFGINFIHGRMPPLATGVYLANPDLKLIGISGDGDTANIGLSSFCHLLRRNIPMVYIVENNSVYGLTKGQLSATAYAGHINKSKDVMTDSSIDLCTLAIEMGCQFVARSFSGDKKQMQSLIKLALQHNGTAFIDVISPCIAFANNPESKTSHVASKKNRLNLNNIDLVNEKEETPSDTLYKEGDVLKIAISKDTTVHLYKLESNSHDLTKPIDALSVLNAVKQKNKIATGLFHFVPSVLKKPVTPDKSKLFIRTEAKKLSADQLKSLLNNFKQ from the coding sequence ATGAGTAAAATAAAAAAAGTATTTAACAACGAAGATTACAAAGGTTCTCCTAGCACTTTGTGTACGGGCTGTGGGCACAATAGTATTAGTGAGCATATTTTAAACGCGTGTTATGATTTAAATATTGCCCCTAACCAAATTGTAAAATTATCTGGAATTGGTTGTTCCTCTAAAAGCATAAATTATTTTTTAAATCAATCTTTTGGAATTAATTTTATTCATGGAAGAATGCCTCCCCTAGCCACTGGCGTATATTTAGCTAACCCCGACTTAAAATTAATTGGAATTTCTGGCGATGGCGATACCGCTAATATTGGTTTATCTTCTTTTTGTCATTTACTGCGGCGTAATATTCCTATGGTTTATATTGTAGAAAATAATAGTGTTTACGGGCTAACCAAAGGGCAACTATCGGCCACGGCCTATGCTGGACACATTAACAAAAGCAAAGATGTGATGACCGACTCTTCCATTGACCTTTGTACTTTAGCTATAGAAATGGGTTGCCAATTTGTAGCTCGTAGTTTTTCGGGAGACAAAAAACAAATGCAAAGCTTAATTAAGTTAGCGTTACAACATAACGGCACCGCTTTTATTGATGTTATTTCGCCTTGTATTGCTTTTGCAAATAACCCCGAATCGAAAACCAGTCATGTTGCTTCAAAAAAGAATCGTCTTAACTTAAATAATATTGACCTTGTAAATGAAAAAGAAGAAACGCCTAGTGATACATTATATAAAGAAGGTGATGTTTTAAAAATTGCTATTTCTAAAGATACTACCGTGCATCTGTATAAATTAGAATCTAATAGCCACGATCTAACAAAACCTATAGATGCCTTAAGCGTGTTAAATGCTGTTAAACAAAAAAATAAGATTGCTACAGGCTTATTTCACTTTGTGCCATCGGTATTAAAAAAACCAGTAACCCCTGATAAATCCAAACTATTTATACGAACAGAGGCTAAAAAGCTTTCGGCAGATCAGCTAAAGTCACTATTAAATAATTTTAAACAATAA